The Pukyongia salina genome segment ATTACGCTTCTTTTCAGGCGGCAGGTGCACCTGGGTTCAGCCTGAGTTCACTAAGCTGGGCCTATTGGAATTATACCTGGCATACTAACAGAGATACTTACGATAAGATAGTTTTTGATGACGTTAGAAATAATGTGATACTTACGGCGATCTTAGCTTATATGGCAAGTGAAGATCCCGAAAAAACATCACGGGTAAAAGCCGTGCTTCCGGTAAGTAACAGAACAGGAAGGCAGTTGGAATGGCCTACACCCAGATCACCCGAGCGTAAAGGTGGTGTAGACTAATTTCAGAACAAAAGACCGCAAGACAGGAAGAGTTTTAAAATTCCCATCTTGCGGTTCGCCTAAAATTCAAGACGATCTACTGTCCTCCATTAAAACCTAGGCGGTCTCCTTTGCCTTACCTCGGTTTTCGTAGATCTTCTCGATCATATCCGGTACCTTTTCGAAAGCGGCGGCCAAACCATGGGCCTTTCCGGCTTCAATAAAGCTAATTTCCTCACCTTTCGTTACAAGGAATCCTAGGGGTTCGATGCCCATTCCGGCACCGGCTCCCATTCCGTAACCGGTTTTAGTTTTCTTTTCGATACCTTCTCCTTCACCGGAACCAAATCCCATTCCGATTTTAATCACAGGAACACAAATGAATTCGCCCAATTTAAATTGTTCGCCTACAACGGTTTCTGTCTTCGCTTCAGTCCTGATAAACTCAGTGATCTGTTTCAATAATTCTTCAAAGTGTAAGACCATGACATAATTTTTAAGGGTTAATAATTGATTTAATAATACGGATAGGTCGATTCTCCAAATGTAACGCCAGTCTGTTTCTGTTCTCGAAATTAATGGCGTATGAACCGTTGAACCTATTCATAAAAAAGAGTACGGGGTATAGTTTTGCATTTAGAATAATATCACCTGTATCCATTTCCAGAATCAGATGTTTTACTTTAAAGGATCGTAATACCTTCAAAGCTTTTTTTCCTTTACCCATCGTCCATTTTTTATTTTTCTTTTCGGGTTCTTTAAGTTGTTTTTTCCTGCTGAACATTTTCTGAAGTGGAAAGAGATCGAAGTTCATAAAAAGAACTTTGAGTTTGATCTTTATCAGCTCTTGTTCATCTCCCAGAATGGATGCCTTTGCAAGCCCTTTAAACTGAATGAAATACTCGCTGGTAACTGTATCTATCTTAATTATTATGGGCATCCAAAGTAAGTAGATCAAGAGTATTATAAACAGGGATACTATGACGATCCAGGGAGTCATAACCTAATTTTCTGCGAAGTTCGTGAAGGCGAAAATACTTTCCTATGACCCCTGTCAGGAAAGAAAAAATATTCGAAATAAATAATGATTCTGAATAAGTGATCGAGAGGTCGAACAACTGAATTTAAAGGTGCTTATTCGTTTTTCCTTTGAAATTCAACAAATACAACAGGAATAAGGTATTTGCGTTTTAGTTTCCCTTTCTTTTTTGTGAGAAGTATCAATTCACGTGTGCTTCTCCTGGGACCTTCCGGTACGATAAGTCGGCCGCCCTCTGCAAGCTGATCGATAAGTGGCTGAGGAATATGGTCAATTCCGGCGGTAATAATTATAGCATCAAAAGGTGATTTCTCCGGCCATCCCAGGTAACCATCTCCTATCTTAACTTCCACGTTATCATAACCAAGGCTTTGTAACCTACTGGCTGCGTTGTTCCCTAAGGATTCTATGATCTCTATAGTATATACTTCGGAAACGATCTCGGCCAGAATTGCGGCCTGATAACCCGATCCGGTCCCGATCTCCAACACCCTGTCTGTGGGTTTTAGTTTTAATTGCTCTGTCATAAACCCTACTATAAAGGGTTGGGAAATAGTTTGCCCCTCCCCAATGGTGAGTGGCGCATCTATATAGGCTTTCTCTTTGGCATTTTCAGGCACAAACAAATGCCTAGGCACCTTACGCATAGCATCCAGGGTTACCTTATCCCTGATCCCTCTGGATTCTAACTGGGATCTCACCATCTTCTCCCTGCGTTCCGAATAATCGGACTGGCAATTGACGAAAGCCGTAAAAAAAATCAGCATAATAAATAAAATTCTTTTCAGCATATTACCCTCAAAATTGATATTAAGATACGAAATCCTCGAATGCCTTTAAAGACTTTGATCGAGAAATCATTGGAAAAGCATCTCCTTATTTAAATTTTATTTCACTATATATCAAACAGTTATAAGCTCGTCTATTCTCTTGGCACACTTGTTGAATTTACCGTTATATATAAATCATAAAAATTCGAGTTATGAAAGATCTAAAACAACTTTGGAGTGAGAAACTGAGTAAGTGGAATGAAAAATTAGCCGAATATGCTAAAGCTAGTAGCTATGCCATCCACAGATAGTTTGTTTCTCGCCAACCGGAACCTTTAAAACCCTTTGCTGTTACAGTGAAGGGTTTTTTAATTTAAAGACCTTCGTAAGCATAGTATAGTTCAAGATTCATGTTATTTACCCTTTCAGGTAGCTTGAGTAAATGTGAAGTGGTCGTTCTGAAAACTGGAAAAAATAAAATGAACCTATATGATGATATCTGAAATCATTTTATATTAGCATTTATGAAAAGACTATTACTAGCCGCAACACTTTTATTCTGCTCTCAAGGTTTCGCCCAACTTAATCGGACCTTCGATGGCACCAACAACAACTTGAACAACCCTGAATGGGGGGCAGCCGAAGCGCATTTTCGCAATTTCATGACTAATGGGTATAGCGATCTCATCTCCGAGCCCGGAGGACAGGACCGGCCTAATCCAAGAAAAATTAGTAATGCCATTGGGAGTCAGTCTCAATTTATGCCCAACGAGTTAGATCTAAGTGATTTCATCTGGGGATGGGGACAGTTTATTGATCACGATATCAACCTGAACGATGATAATTTCAATGAACCCAACGATATTCCAGTACCCACCTGCGAGCCCTTGTTCGACCCAAATTGCACAGGTTTAGAGACATTACGGATGTTTCGGTCTAAATCCGACCCATCCACCGGTACCGGAATAGGAAATCCACGAAAACACATTAATGATATAACCAGCTATATAGATGGATCGGCTGTGTATGGAAGCGATATAAATCGCGCGAACTGGATACGCACCTTCGTGGATGGCAAGTTGAAAACTTCCAGTGGTGACCTCCTTCCGTGGAACACCATAGACGGTGAGTTTGACAGTGCAGTAGATCCCAATGCACCTTTTATGGTTTTGGACGGATTCCCAACACCCACCAAATTTTTTGTGGGTGGTGATATTAGGGTTAACGAACAACCCGGCCTCGCCTGTTTCCATACCTTGTGGGTGAGAGAACACAACAGGCTCTGTGACGAGATTAAGGCAGCGAACCCAACCTGGACCGATGAAGAGATCTTTCAGCGGGCAAGAAAGATAGTAGGAGCCCTGATACAAGTAGTTACCTATGAAGAATTTTTACCTCATATTGGCATACAACTGGATCCATACATCGGTTATGATGACACAGTAGAACCTAACATCCTGAACTCATTTTCGGCCGCAGCATATCGCTTTGGTCATACTATGGTAAATGGGCGTTTGGTGCGATTTGAAGAAAATGGTGATGATTGGATATTTGGAGCGGTAGATCTTAGAGATGGATTCTTTAATCCGTCGATCTTGAGAGATGAAGGTGGAATAGAGCCTTTTTTCAGAGGTTTGGCGGCCCAGAAACATCAGTTTGTGGATCCACTCATTATGGATGATATTAGAAATTTCCTCTTTGGCCAACCAGGAGCTGGAGGGATAGATCTGCTATCAATAAACCTGGCACGAGCAAGAGAACGAGGCCTACCCGATTACAATACGATTCGGGCAGATCTGTCTCTAACGCCACATGCCGATTTCAATAGCCTTACATCCGATCCTGTATTAAGTGGGAATTTGTCGGCCGTATACGGAGGTGATATCTCTAAGCTCGATCCATGGATAGGATTTATGAGCGAGGACCATATTCCGGGAACCCTGGTAGGCGAAGGATTACACAGTATCCTGAAACTGCAATTCCAGGCGTTGCGTGATGGAGATCGATATTATTACGAGAATGATCCGGCTTTTACAGCTACCGAGATAGATGAACTTAAAAATACAACCTTATCTCAGGTAATTCTACGTAATACCGGCATCGAGACCTTACAGGAGGACGTTTTCATTGCAGTGCCCAGAGATCTACTCGCTGTAGAGCTTTTCCCGTTCCCTGAAGTGCGTTCGATAGAGTTAAAAGCCTACCCTAACCCTGTTCAGAAGTACTTTAACCTTGTAATAGAGAACGCAAGGCCATCTAACGCTACTTTAACTATTTTTAATGTAAACGGACAGGTAATCTCCACAAGAGCTGTACAGTTAAATAAGGGTCGAAACGAAGTGAACTTCGAACTTAGCGATCGAATTGCCAATGGAATGTACGTGGTAACGCTGGAGTCTGATGGAGGCACCGGACAACTGAAACTTATTAAAAGAGGTCGTTGATCTTAAGGAGATCCCTCCTATTTCTGGTCAAAGCAGCACAAAAAGCGGCTAATTCAGCAGATGTACTATACTATAAAGTATAAGAACTTTGCATAGAAAGAAAAATTAGTGCTATGGACCTAACAAACCTACTTGGAAATTCTGCTGCGTTTCTTACCACCATCAGTTTTTTGCCGCAGGCTATAAAAACAATACGATCGGGAAACACCAGACAATTATCACTGCCCATGTTCCTGTTATTTGTAAGTGGTGTATTTATTTGGATCTTATACGGGATTCTAAATGAGCAATTACCAATAATATTGGGAAATGCCATAACCTTTCTATTTGCGGGAACTATCCTGGTATTCAAACTCAGGGACTTGAGAAAATAAGAGAAGACACAAACCCCAGGATGTTGTTGCTAATTTAATGGACAAATGTCTTATTATTGTAACAACAACCATGGACGATAATAAGCATATAAAGAAGTTTGGAACCTTTGGTGGGGTATTTACTCCTACCCTCCTAACTATCCTTGGTGTTATAATGTATCTCCGGATGGGATGGGTTGTAGGTAATGCAGGATTACTGGGTGCCTGGTTAATTATTATAATTTCTTTCCTCATCACCCTTTGTACAGCCCTATCGATGTCTGCTATTACCACCAATATTCGAATCGGGGCTGGTGGAGCTTACGCCATCATATCACAATCACTCGGCCTAGAAGTTGGGGGAAGTTTGGGAATTCCCCGATATATATCGCAGGGACTGGCGGTTACCATGTATATTTTTGGTTTCAGGGAAGGATGGTTGGGGATCTTTCCGGATCATAATCCGTTCCTAGTGGATATATCCGCCTTTATTGGCTTATTTACCATTGCTTATATAAGTGCAAACCTGGCCATAAAGACACAATACATTATTATGGTAGTGATCGTGGCCTCATTGGTTTCGGTCGTAATGGCTGCCTACGATGGTTCTATGTCCATTGCAACCGATGAAGCTTTAAAATGGGGAACCTTTAAGGGATCTCCCGAAAATAACTTCCGCGGAAGTAACTTTTGGCTGGTTTTTGCAGTGTTTTTCCCCGCTGCCACAGGAATAATGGCTGGCGCTAATATGTCTGGAGAACTCAAAGATCCGCGCAAGAGTATTCCTGTTGGGACTTTATGGGCAATTGGGGTGAGTTTTGTGATCTACATGCTTCTGGCCTTTTGGCTTGCACGCACAGCTACCGAACAAGAACTCATTTCAAATTACAATATCATAATCGAAAAGGCGTATGTAGGACCATTGATCATCGCAGGTGTGTTAGGAGCAACCTTCTCTTCGGCCCTGGCATCTATAGTAGGTTCCTCCCGTATATTATTTGCCATGGGCGAACACAATGTGTTACCCTATTCTAAGTTTCTTGCAGGACAAAGTAAAAACGGTCAGCCAAGAAATGCGATGCTGGTAACCGGCATACTTATTTTTGCAACCATGTTACTTAGAAACCTCAATGCCGTGGCGCCGCTGGTAACATTGTTCTTTTTAGTGACCTATGCCATGATCAATATAGTGGTGATCATCGAGCAAAATTTAGGGTTGATAAGTTATCGGCCCATTTTCAAGGTAAAACGCTGGATCCCATGGCTGGGGCTGGTCTCTTCAGTTTTAGCAATGTTCATTATTAACCCAACCATCAGCCTTATTACCATCGCTATTGTGCTGGCGGTATATTGGTATCTATCCAGACAAAATTTAGAAACACCATTTGAAGATGTGCGAAGTGGTTTATTTGTTTCTTTTGCTGAATGGGCCGCTAAACATACCTGGGGAATGAAGAAGATGCAACAACGCGCCTGGAAACCTAACCTGATGGTGCCCGTTAGAGATATAATTGGAGTTAGGGGAAATTTCGAATTCCTGAGGAATATCGCCAGTCCGAAAGGTTCTATCAAACTCCTGGGAATTGAGGCAAATTCAGAAGAAAGCGAAATGACGAAGCATTTGGACGAACTGGCAGCTTCGTTTCGCGACAAAGGGGTATTCTCCTCCTGGACCGTAATCAACACTACTGAATTCGCAAAAGGTGTGAATTACGGTAACCAGGCCCTGAGAGGTGCTTTTTTCAGGCCTAATGTTGTTTTCCTCAACTTACAGCAGCACGATGATTACGAAACCGAACTGCGTCCCGTAATAAAAGAATGTATTAGGCTGGAAATAGGGGTATTATTATTCCAGTCGCATCCTACTGCACTTTTAGGGCAACGCAATACCATTAATGTTTGGGTTAGTAACCGTAAGAATAATTGGAGCCTGGGCTGGGATATTGGAAACCTGGACCTCTCAACCTTGATCGCATATAAACTTATGAAGAATTGGAAAGCGAGAATAAGGCTTATAACGGTTATAGATGACGTAGAGGAGGTTGAAAATGCCACGAAATTCCTCGATTCCCTGATAAACCTCGCTCGCCTTCCCGAAACCTTAATGGAAGTTTGTGTGGGCGATTTTAAGGATGTTGTGACCGCAGCACCGCATGCCGACCTCAATATCTTCGGAATGCAGGAAGATCTGAGATTCGAATTTGTTCAGGAAATGACTTCGAAAACGAATAGTTCGTGCTTGTTTGTAAAAGATTCAGGGCACGAAAGTATACTGGCGTGATGTCCGGCGAATCTCTTCAGAATAAAAAAATAATTCCTACAAAATCACTCAAATATTCCTACGTGTTTACACGTACAAAGACAATATATTCGATGTATTGCATATTTTACTCGTTATAAAGCAGCTGCTAACTTATTATTTAACAGTTAGATATACATAAGTGGTCTATATTTGTAATACCAAATTTACTACTTATGAAATCGTACCATGCCCCCGCTGCGATTTTGCTTATTCTAGGTTTAATCGCCAACTCTTCTGCCTGGTCTCAGGTAGGGATCAATACAACAAATCCACGTGCTTCATTAGAAGTTGCCGGCTCTATGAGTATTTCCAATAGTGTGGAAATAGGCGATTATAGTGGACTAAACGACGCAGACGCGTCTACCTTCCTGATACAGGAAACCAATAATTCTATTAAATCCCTCGATGTTAGTAATCCAACAGGGGTCGCCTTGGCCTATATCCAGGAATATGTAATTGAGGACCCCAATCTGGATTGGGTGAAAGACTTCGATACTGGAATTGATGCTGTAGACTATGTTGTAATAGTAACCTCGGCCAGTTTTAACCAGGAACTAGATCTTACTAATAGTGCCGGAGCCGCGGATAATGCAAGTATCCCTTTTTCTTCTGCTTTTATAAAGAATGGCACCTGGCATTTGGTGGCAGACTATCCTCAGGCAGCGAATATAGATGAAACGGCTATGGGGATCTGGACGATCAGTACCCTGATATTTTCAAACGACGTTTCCAAACAATATGGAACCATTGGCGTGCCGATGTCCGGTAATTCTACCGGCAGTGCAGTTTCACCAATTATAAACTAGGCCCGTACTATGAGAAAACATTACTTAATAGCGCTCTTAACCGTAAGTACAATTGCTACAGCACAGATAGGAATAGGTACAGACAGGCCTTTGGCCGATCTTCATATTGCCGGTGGTGCTTTGGTACAGGGAGGTTTTACCACACAAAACCTCAATACGGTTTCTTCAACTGAAGAAGATTTTAAACTGGTTACCCGGGTTACAAACTCCACCCCGGTTGGAAAGATCACCATTCTCGATACGGACGTTTTAAATGTTGCTCCGGTAAACACGGTAAATTACCACTTTACAAACGTAAATCTGGACAATCTGGACGATGTAAATCTACAATATGATGTAGACAAATACGTAGTGGGGGTGGCAAACTTCCGCCACGTTGGTGATGCCATTCAAAAAGTACCGGGTGGAGATAACTTTTCTATTGGCCATTTTGTAGTTCGTACTTTTAAGAGCGGTGGAACCTGGCATCTACAGATAAAGAATGAGGAACTCGACCTTTTGGCAACTAATTCCCTGGAGTATTATATCCAGTTGATCGTTTACGACAAGAAGTATTTTCGTGATCTTCCTGTGATCACAACAAACCTTGGTGGGTCCAATACCGGAACCGCTTCATCCATTCCTGTTTTTGAATAGTTAATTATGAAAGATCTTTACACTCTTACCGTATTATTAGGAATTACATTTAATTCTGTTTTTGCACAGGTTGGCGTTAATACAACTACCCCAACAGCTACTTTGGAAGTTGTTGGTGATGTTTTAGTTGATTCGGAATTATATCTGGAAAACCCCGGGGACAATTCCAATATCAGGGGTTCTAAATTTTTAGTTCGTACTACGGGTAATCAGTTGTCTCGATACGATATTACCAATAGTAAGTACGGACCCATAAATTACGTAGAGTTTGAATTTCAGAACTTGTCGGCCAGCGGATTGTTAGATTATGACACTAAGATCTCGACAGATGACTATTTAGTAAGTATACAAGGATATTCATGTGGGATCGCCGGAGCCGGAAGAACAGGAAGTATAATGCCTAGTAGTGCTCTTTCCACCTTAAGCATAGAAGGTTACCAGATATACGCCTATCCTAATACAACCACCAACACATGGTTTTTAAGGGCATTTGTGAATAATTCCACATGGCAACGTTACAACGGGACTACCTATGTGGATACCGAAATAGACATGTGGCTCAATGTCATGATCTATAGAAAGGGCTTTATCGCAAAAGCCCAAAACGACATTACTGTAGATATGTCGAATTTGGCAACGGGAACAGCTACACTACCCATAGGGTTCTAAAAACTCTATTTCATAACTTTTTCCTACATTTTTCTAAGTTTCATTCCTACGCGTATACACGTACTTTTGATATATTTTCGATGTAAAGCAAAATTTAATCGTTATCCAACATGTTCTAAAATTTTCTTTAACAATAAGTTATCCGCCCAGGGATTATCTTTGTAGTACCCAAATTTTAGTACTTATGAAATCGAGTTTTGCCCCCGCTTTAATATTGTTTATCTGCTTGCTATTGGTAACTGCCCCCGCTTTTACTCAAGTTGGAATAAACACCACAAATCCAAGAACCACATTAGAGGTAGCCGGCAATGCTGAGATAACAGGTTCACTGTCTATAGGGAATTACGACCCTCTTGCAGATGGAGAAGCATCTACATTTCTCATACAAGATGAGAACGACAACGAGGAAATTAAAACCCTGGATGTAAGTAATCCAACCGGAGCTGCTCTTGCCTATGTTCAGGAGTATATAATTACCAATCCGGACCAAGACTGGGTACGTGATTTCGATACCGGGGTCGATGCCAGTGAATTTGTACTTATAACGATATCGTCTTATTTCGATCTGGAGCTAAATACTAGTTCCTCATCGGGTGCTGAAGATAATTCGAGTTTACCTTATACAGCTACATTTATTTCGGGAGGAACCTGGCATATCATTGCAGATTATCCCATGGTAGCTAATCTGGATCCAAGTGCAACCGGAACGTGGACAATTTCCACACTAATTTTTTCGAAAGACCTTTCTAAGCAACTGGGTAGTATTGATATCCCTATGTTAAATTCTACCACAGGAAGCGCAGTAACTCCCATTTTAGATTAAATGTATAGAAGTATGAAAAAAATTACACTGATTCTCTTAATTTTTAGTACAACCATCTTTGCGCAAATTGGGATTGGTACAGACAACCCGCAGGCAGATCTCCACGTTGCCGGGGATATGCTAATTAGAGATGAATTTAAATTAGGAGCCCTGGGAACAGTAGCAAGTACCGATGAAGATTTTATGCTGCTCACCCGCTCGAAAACTTCAAATCCGGTTGGCAAGGTGACAAAACTTGATGTGAGCGAACTATCGGTTGCACCGGTAAACATTGTAGACTACAGTTTTAGCAATATTTCCTTAGACAACCTTAGAGATGTTAACCTTCAGTACGATGCATCGAAATATATTGTGGGTGTGGCCAATTTCAGATATCTGGGCGACCCCATTAAAAAAGTGAATGCCGGTGGAACCAAATCTATTGGAAACTTTGTTGTACACACCTTTATTAGCGGTGGTACCTGGCACCTGGAGATAAGAAATCAAACCCTAGACCTGGATCCGTCAGATTCTGTAAGTTACGAGATCACCTTAGTGGTATACGATAAGTCCTATTTCCGATATTTAAATCCTATTACCACCGACCTTGGAGGTAATAACAGCGGAAGTGCCTCTTCAATACCAAACCTATATTAAATCAACCATGAGAAAGCTTTTTATAATCTGTATACTGTATTCATTCACCCAGGGACTTACCGCCCAGGTAGGAATAAATACTAACTCCCCTAATTCTACCCTCCATGTGGATGGTGACGTAATTATGGACAATGCATTATACCTTGAAAACCCGGGTGCGTCGTCTAAAATTCGTAATTCTAATCTTCTTATTTCACTTCAGAATAGCGATATAGTGGAATACGATATCGATGTAAGCAAATACGGTCCTATTAATTATACCGAATTTGTTTTCAGAAACTTATCTGCAGATGGACTTCAGGATTACGACACCAAGATTTCCATAGACGATTATATTGTTACTGTACAGGGTTATTATTACCTGGAAGCCGGTACCGGTGATACCGATGTAATGACCAACAGTAACAACGGTAATGATAATATTGAAGGCCATCAGATCTATGCCTACAAGAATACTACCACCAATACATGGTTTATTAGAGCCTTTATCAATGATGCTGTCTTTAAAACGAGAGTTGCAGGAGTATTTTTAGATACCCCGGTCGATATGTACCTTAACCTGATCATTTACAGACGAGGGTTTATTTCGAAAGAACTGAACTCACTAAGCGTGGATATGGGGAACCTCGAAACAGGTACAGCTCCGCTACCTGCCGGATTCTAAAATACAATGTAAATAAGTTATCTTTGGCTAAAAATTAATTTATGATTTTAGCGATCGGACCATGGCAACTACTTATAATAATCGTACTAATTCTCTTTATGGCGGGACCGGTTCTCTACCTTATCATTAAAGGAAAGAACGATAAGAATAAGAAGTAAACTTTCTATTTCAGAATCACTTTCTGAATATGAGTGTTTCCATCAACTTCCAACGCTACAAAGTACAAACCTTCAGAAAGCCGCTTTCCGGCTCCATTAGTTCCATCCCATACTATTTGTTGTTTGCCGGTGTTTGCTCCTTCAAATAAAGATCGTACCATTTGTCCCTGTATATTATACACTGCGAGCCTGGTGGTAGCGTCTTGGGCTGTATAGAATTGTAAAGTTGTTGATTCTGAAAAAGGATTCGGGTAACTTATAAAACCATATCCTTCTGCCTTGGCAATTTCCTCTATCCCAAGAGTGCCATCGGGAGAAATTCGGGTGTAATACACATCCTGCCCACCATTGAGCGTATTACACCATGCAAGGTGTGCATATTCTACATCCGATTTCATATCGAAATAATCGCCCATTTTATTCTGACTAGGATACCCGATCGTAGGATCGAACATATCCGAAATCACCAGATAGTCATTCCAGCTATTCCCAAAGTCGTTAGACCAGCAGTAGATGAGTTGGGAGTCTACAGTCCCGGCAGGTGCTGTACTGGTATCAAGGTAAACTACATCAATTCTTCCATTTGGTGCTACAGACATGGTGCCGAACCACTGAAATGAACTTGTTCCAATATCGGCGTTTATCCGTACCGGGGGATCAAAACTCATCCCACCGTTCGTACTTTTGGCGAACATCACATCGGCCGGATCTCCATTACTTGTACGGGAGACCGATGCCACAACATATACGTTCCCGTCTCCGGGCCCACCGGAATTATCGGTATCGATCCAGGCCTGTCCCACCAATCCTGCCGGATTTACATCGGCCTGAGCATAGACCACACCATCCAGATCCAGAGGGGTAACGAAATCCCAGTCTACAACCTCCCCGGCATCTTTTGCGTT includes the following:
- a CDS encoding GerW family sporulation protein, giving the protein MVLHFEELLKQITEFIRTEAKTETVVGEQFKLGEFICVPVIKIGMGFGSGEGEGIEKKTKTGYGMGAGAGMGIEPLGFLVTKGEEISFIEAGKAHGLAAAFEKVPDMIEKIYENRGKAKETA
- a CDS encoding protein-L-isoaspartate(D-aspartate) O-methyltransferase — translated: MLIFFTAFVNCQSDYSERREKMVRSQLESRGIRDKVTLDAMRKVPRHLFVPENAKEKAYIDAPLTIGEGQTISQPFIVGFMTEQLKLKPTDRVLEIGTGSGYQAAILAEIVSEVYTIEIIESLGNNAASRLQSLGYDNVEVKIGDGYLGWPEKSPFDAIIITAGIDHIPQPLIDQLAEGGRLIVPEGPRRSTRELILLTKKKGKLKRKYLIPVVFVEFQRKNE
- a CDS encoding peroxidase family protein: MKRLLLAATLLFCSQGFAQLNRTFDGTNNNLNNPEWGAAEAHFRNFMTNGYSDLISEPGGQDRPNPRKISNAIGSQSQFMPNELDLSDFIWGWGQFIDHDINLNDDNFNEPNDIPVPTCEPLFDPNCTGLETLRMFRSKSDPSTGTGIGNPRKHINDITSYIDGSAVYGSDINRANWIRTFVDGKLKTSSGDLLPWNTIDGEFDSAVDPNAPFMVLDGFPTPTKFFVGGDIRVNEQPGLACFHTLWVREHNRLCDEIKAANPTWTDEEIFQRARKIVGALIQVVTYEEFLPHIGIQLDPYIGYDDTVEPNILNSFSAAAYRFGHTMVNGRLVRFEENGDDWIFGAVDLRDGFFNPSILRDEGGIEPFFRGLAAQKHQFVDPLIMDDIRNFLFGQPGAGGIDLLSINLARARERGLPDYNTIRADLSLTPHADFNSLTSDPVLSGNLSAVYGGDISKLDPWIGFMSEDHIPGTLVGEGLHSILKLQFQALRDGDRYYYENDPAFTATEIDELKNTTLSQVILRNTGIETLQEDVFIAVPRDLLAVELFPFPEVRSIELKAYPNPVQKYFNLVIENARPSNATLTIFNVNGQVISTRAVQLNKGRNEVNFELSDRIANGMYVVTLESDGGTGQLKLIKRGR
- a CDS encoding SemiSWEET transporter — its product is MDLTNLLGNSAAFLTTISFLPQAIKTIRSGNTRQLSLPMFLLFVSGVFIWILYGILNEQLPIILGNAITFLFAGTILVFKLRDLRK
- a CDS encoding amino acid permease; its protein translation is MDKCLIIVTTTMDDNKHIKKFGTFGGVFTPTLLTILGVIMYLRMGWVVGNAGLLGAWLIIIISFLITLCTALSMSAITTNIRIGAGGAYAIISQSLGLEVGGSLGIPRYISQGLAVTMYIFGFREGWLGIFPDHNPFLVDISAFIGLFTIAYISANLAIKTQYIIMVVIVASLVSVVMAAYDGSMSIATDEALKWGTFKGSPENNFRGSNFWLVFAVFFPAATGIMAGANMSGELKDPRKSIPVGTLWAIGVSFVIYMLLAFWLARTATEQELISNYNIIIEKAYVGPLIIAGVLGATFSSALASIVGSSRILFAMGEHNVLPYSKFLAGQSKNGQPRNAMLVTGILIFATMLLRNLNAVAPLVTLFFLVTYAMINIVVIIEQNLGLISYRPIFKVKRWIPWLGLVSSVLAMFIINPTISLITIAIVLAVYWYLSRQNLETPFEDVRSGLFVSFAEWAAKHTWGMKKMQQRAWKPNLMVPVRDIIGVRGNFEFLRNIASPKGSIKLLGIEANSEESEMTKHLDELAASFRDKGVFSSWTVINTTEFAKGVNYGNQALRGAFFRPNVVFLNLQQHDDYETELRPVIKECIRLEIGVLLFQSHPTALLGQRNTINVWVSNRKNNWSLGWDIGNLDLSTLIAYKLMKNWKARIRLITVIDDVEEVENATKFLDSLINLARLPETLMEVCVGDFKDVVTAAPHADLNIFGMQEDLRFEFVQEMTSKTNSSCLFVKDSGHESILA
- a CDS encoding T9SS type A sorting domain-containing protein yields the protein MKLNRLFLLLFIVNLFYVFGNAQTIDEIRAMHNEVPDDPYVPVDKSRMARTPAYNVRTPNFYTTQVNVDANGDNIVGDAGNEPSLAIDPLNPNRIVIGWRQFDIISNNFRQAGYGYSLDGGFNFTFPGVLDAGNFRSDPVLDFDKDGNFYYNSLQGSFACDVFKITDGSTTWENPVPAFGGDKQWMTIDKSLSTGSGHNYSYWNTSFTTCAPGAFTRSTDDSASFENCVTIDNQPFWGTLKADGNGDLYLVGRNGSGGGMVVVKSTNAKDAGEVVDWDFVTPLDLDGVVYAQADVNPAGLVGQAWIDTDNSGGPGDGNVYVVASVSRTSNGDPADVMFAKSTNGGMSFDPPVRINADIGTSSFQWFGTMSVAPNGRIDVVYLDTSTAPAGTVDSQLIYCWSNDFGNSWNDYLVISDMFDPTIGYPSQNKMGDYFDMKSDVEYAHLAWCNTLNGGQDVYYTRISPDGTLGIEEIAKAEGYGFISYPNPFSESTTLQFYTAQDATTRLAVYNIQGQMVRSLFEGANTGKQQIVWDGTNGAGKRLSEGLYFVALEVDGNTHIQKVILK